A genomic stretch from Setaria italica strain Yugu1 chromosome VII, Setaria_italica_v2.0, whole genome shotgun sequence includes:
- the LOC101779535 gene encoding uncharacterized protein LOC101779535 isoform X2, with protein MWKSRRALQRAIADELNLTQRVMALDGQDVEDDFSGVDEGSRAEMADVTREIYQTIRDLTCLVIFHNGSDSTVDFSNFGFPLFDWFCPCIVLWTFRGRLRLNPEVKDKVDSSHLYIYRPITWWFNDNDAKLILDEATEIVKSIQHKQSITPTIAAKCISYILWLNNEKVGGTMDYDWTTHASNYWVCDGIIEEGQSDDSWELSTALHQQIRLEDCSYRTVNFRGYEHKGHWKSVIYPSNIEEGTSSYFLSAKNELSLPPKMFQQSYRLRVLKLSGCNFSFYSPPFCCCHSLRFLGLDKCKDQPQEEEDRQRRPTTKYLHSLWVLDVRNMDWELDLLQDSIEQMAVNIREIHVKNGRIWRSNLAWGQLQNLRKLRVIKPTSSWETGLENEFMGMLKLEILDLSGNNAIQVLPSLCGATGLKTLILDGCAELDHIGPGLPPSLESFSFDARAGDDGNKTAKISRITLAGCPKLVEFRLLGSLSKLEELDLSGTPVKILDLKKEIQVQNLQRIFLIGCKQLRSIIWPEKRMEQLRLVCIDTRQELVLTETSRDSLVCREQEKYCHARVSVTDMRFFQSLVATDGEVFPCITTPFKLNLNLSCTSNDDGNNCIFISRTKKLVRSSNLHKPLISMACRIYNDISIEEIADGSSALQFEPQDLHVEIGQGAINTEVLNPRGVRAIRFMMDRVMSLHVHDSCSITTIIPKHIASATGQEINYRALKWCRVEKCPKLEIVFHTNYDGDRYYWFQQLETFWAADLLIARSIWSRGRPFGRVDFESFSRLRAIHLHMCPRLQFVLPLSWGHTLSSLETIHIVCCSDLKQVFPVESGFLKRVATMHPNGMLEFPKLKHLYLHDLSCLQQICEAKIFAPELETVRIRDCWDLRRLPPTDRHRRDGRLVAVDCEKDWWDNLEWDGMDVGHDPSLFAPRHSAYYKKRLLRTTVLR; from the coding sequence ATGTGGAAGAGCCGAAGGGCACTCCAGAGGGCGATCGCTGATGAACTCAACCTTACTCAGAGGGTAATGGCTTTGGACGGGCAAGATGTGGAGGATGATTTCAGCGGGGTAGATGAAGGCTCTAGAGCTGAGATGGCGGATGTCACGAGAGAGATCTATCAAACCATTAGGGACCTTACTTGTTTGGTGATCTTTCACAATGGAAGTGACAGCACAGTTGACTTCTCAAATTTTGGCTTCCCTCTATTCGACTGGTTTTGTCCTTGCATAGTATTGTGGACCTTCAGAGGAAGGCTTCGGCTCAACCCGGAAGTAAAAGACAAGGTGGACAGTTCACATTTGTATATTTATCGGCCTATTACCTGGTGGTTCAACGATAACGATGCTAAACTAATATTGGATGAGGCTACAGAAATTGTCAAGTCCATACAACATAAGCAGAGCATCACCCCAACAATAGCTGCCAAGTGTATCTCCTACATATTGTGGTTGAATAATGAAAAGGTTGGTGGTACCATGGACTACGATTGGACTACCCACGCTTCCAACTATTGGGTTTGTGATGGAATTATCGAAGAAGGTCAGTCTGATGACTCCTGGGAGCTCTCTACCGCTCTCCATCAACAGATACGATTAGAGGACTGCTCATATCGAACAGTCAACTTCCGTGGTTATGAACACAAGGGACATTGGAAGTCTGTCATCTATCCATCTAACATTGAAGAAGGGACATCATCCTATTTCCTTAGTGCCAAAAACGAATTATCATTGCCACCTAAAATGTTTCAACAGTCATATAGACTTCGTGTACTGAAACTGTCTGGATGCAATTTCAGCTTTTATTCCCCTCCATTCTGTTGTTGCCATAGCCTAAGATTCCTTGGATTAGACAAATGCAAAGATCAACCGCAGGAAGAAGAGGACAGGCAAAGGAGACCAACAACTAAATATCTCCATAGCCTATGGGTGCTAGATGTTAGGAACATGGATTGGGAATTGGATCTATTGCAAGATTCGATAGAGCAGATGGCTGTAAACATCAGAGAGATTCATGTAAAGAATGGAAGGATTTGGCGCAGCAACCTTGCATGGGGACAACTGCAGAACCTTCGCAAGCTTCGAGTAATCAAGCCTACAAGCTCTTGGGAGACAGGTTTAGAAAATGAATTTATGGGTATGTTGAAGCTGGAAATCCTTGACCTATCTGGAAACAATGCCATCCAAGTTTTGCCGAGCTTGTGTGGGGCAACTGGATTGAAAACTCTCATCCTGGATGGTTGTGCTGAGTTGGATCATATTGGTCCAGGACTACCTCCATCACTTGAGTCATTCAGTTTCGATGCCAGAGCAGGGGATGATGGTAACAAGACAGCTAAAATATCACGTATCACCTTGGCTGGTTGTCCAAAACTGGTCGAGTTCAGATTGCTTGGATCCCTTTCAAAGCTTGAGGAGCTAGACCTCTCTGGCACACCGGTGAAAATTCTAGACCTGAAAAAGGAGATCCAAGTTCAAAATCTTCAACGAATCTTCCTGATAGGATGCAAGCAGCTCCGTTCAATTATTTGGCCAGAAAAAAGGATGGAACAACTGAGGTTAGTATGCATTGATACGCGACAGGAATTAGTGTTGACGGAAACATCACGTGATTCTCTTGTCTGCCGAGAGCAGGAAAAGTATTGCCATGCACGTGTTTCTGTCACAGATATGAGGTTCTTTCAGTCGTTGGTGGCAACAGATGGTGAAGTGTTTCCCTGTATCACTACCCCGTTTAAGCTGAATCTCAACCTGTCGTGCACTAGCAATGATGATGGAAATAACTGCATTTTTATTAGCAGGACTAAAAAACTTGTTCGGTCGTCAAATCTACACAAGCCATTAATCTCCATGGCATGCCGCATCTACAATGACATCAGCATTGAAGAGATAGCTGATGGTAGTAGTGCGCTGCAGTTTGAGCCACAAGACCTCCATGTTGAGATCGGTCAGGGGGCAATCAACACTGAAGTGCTCAATCCACGAGGAGTCAGGGCTATAAGGTTTATGATGGACAGGGTCATGTCGTTGCACGTGCACGACAGTTGTTCCATCACCACTATCATCCCTAAGCACATTGCATCAGCAACTGGCCAGGAAATTAATTACCGTGCTCTTAAGTGGTGCCGTGTGGAGAAATGCCCAAAGTTGGAAATTGTCTTCCATACTAACTATGATGGCGATCGTTACTATTGGTTTCAGCAACTGGAGACCTTTTGGGCAGCTGATCTCTTGATAGCCCGTTCGATCTGGAGCAGAGGAAGGCCATTTGGTAGGGTGGACTTTGAATCCTTTTCAAGACTGCGGGCCATACATCTGCACATGTGCCCCAGGCTCCAATTTGTCCTCCCGTTGTCATGGGGACATACCTTGTCCAGCCTGGAGACCATCCACATAGTCTGCTGCAGTGACCTCAAACAGGTCTTCCCAGTGGAGTCTGGCTTTTTGAAGCGAGTTGCTACCATGCATCCAAACGGCATGCTGGAATTCCCAAAGCTCAAGCACTTGTACCTGCACGATCTCTCCTGCCTGCAACAGATATGCGAGGCAAAAATATTTGCTCCTGAGCTGGAGACTGTCCGCATCAGGGACTGCTGGGACTTGAGGCGCCTCCCGCCCACTGACCGCCATCGTCGAGACGGACGTCTTGTTGCTGTGGATTGTGAGAAGGACTGGTGGGACAACCTGGAGTGGGATGGGATGGACGTCGGCCATGACCCCTCCCTCTTTGCACCGCGCCACTCGGCGTACTACAAGAAGCGATTGCTGAGAACCACGGTTCTCCGGTGA
- the LOC101779535 gene encoding uncharacterized protein LOC101779535 isoform X1, with protein MRELKLGCVYGVEEAVESIIPLLEDTGTTAHKAIYFDGWDGLAASAVLRAIAEDPPPSLKKKFDKILHIDCSMWKSRRALQRAIADELNLTQRVMALDGQDVEDDFSGVDEGSRAEMADVTREIYQTIRDLTCLVIFHNGSDSTVDFSNFGFPLFDWFCPCIVLWTFRGRLRLNPEVKDKVDSSHLYIYRPITWWFNDNDAKLILDEATEIVKSIQHKQSITPTIAAKCISYILWLNNEKVGGTMDYDWTTHASNYWVCDGIIEEGQSDDSWELSTALHQQIRLEDCSYRTVNFRGYEHKGHWKSVIYPSNIEEGTSSYFLSAKNELSLPPKMFQQSYRLRVLKLSGCNFSFYSPPFCCCHSLRFLGLDKCKDQPQEEEDRQRRPTTKYLHSLWVLDVRNMDWELDLLQDSIEQMAVNIREIHVKNGRIWRSNLAWGQLQNLRKLRVIKPTSSWETGLENEFMGMLKLEILDLSGNNAIQVLPSLCGATGLKTLILDGCAELDHIGPGLPPSLESFSFDARAGDDGNKTAKISRITLAGCPKLVEFRLLGSLSKLEELDLSGTPVKILDLKKEIQVQNLQRIFLIGCKQLRSIIWPEKRMEQLRLVCIDTRQELVLTETSRDSLVCREQEKYCHARVSVTDMRFFQSLVATDGEVFPCITTPFKLNLNLSCTSNDDGNNCIFISRTKKLVRSSNLHKPLISMACRIYNDISIEEIADGSSALQFEPQDLHVEIGQGAINTEVLNPRGVRAIRFMMDRVMSLHVHDSCSITTIIPKHIASATGQEINYRALKWCRVEKCPKLEIVFHTNYDGDRYYWFQQLETFWAADLLIARSIWSRGRPFGRVDFESFSRLRAIHLHMCPRLQFVLPLSWGHTLSSLETIHIVCCSDLKQVFPVESGFLKRVATMHPNGMLEFPKLKHLYLHDLSCLQQICEAKIFAPELETVRIRDCWDLRRLPPTDRHRRDGRLVAVDCEKDWWDNLEWDGMDVGHDPSLFAPRHSAYYKKRLLRTTVLR; from the exons ATGCGTGAACTGAAG CTTGGTTGTGTGTACGGAGTCGAGGAGGCGGTTGAAAGCataatccctttgttggaggatacCGGAACAACTGCACACAAGGCCATCTACTTTGACGGATGGGATGGACTGGCTGCTTCTGCTGTGCTCAGAGCTATAGCAGAGGACCCTCCACCATCTCTGAAGAAGAAATTTGACAAGATCCTCCACATTGATTGCTCGATGTGGAAGAGCCGAAGGGCACTCCAGAGGGCGATCGCTGATGAACTCAACCTTACTCAGAGGGTAATGGCTTTGGACGGGCAAGATGTGGAGGATGATTTCAGCGGGGTAGATGAAGGCTCTAGAGCTGAGATGGCGGATGTCACGAGAGAGATCTATCAAACCATTAGGGACCTTACTTGTTTGGTGATCTTTCACAATGGAAGTGACAGCACAGTTGACTTCTCAAATTTTGGCTTCCCTCTATTCGACTGGTTTTGTCCTTGCATAGTATTGTGGACCTTCAGAGGAAGGCTTCGGCTCAACCCGGAAGTAAAAGACAAGGTGGACAGTTCACATTTGTATATTTATCGGCCTATTACCTGGTGGTTCAACGATAACGATGCTAAACTAATATTGGATGAGGCTACAGAAATTGTCAAGTCCATACAACATAAGCAGAGCATCACCCCAACAATAGCTGCCAAGTGTATCTCCTACATATTGTGGTTGAATAATGAAAAGGTTGGTGGTACCATGGACTACGATTGGACTACCCACGCTTCCAACTATTGGGTTTGTGATGGAATTATCGAAGAAGGTCAGTCTGATGACTCCTGGGAGCTCTCTACCGCTCTCCATCAACAGATACGATTAGAGGACTGCTCATATCGAACAGTCAACTTCCGTGGTTATGAACACAAGGGACATTGGAAGTCTGTCATCTATCCATCTAACATTGAAGAAGGGACATCATCCTATTTCCTTAGTGCCAAAAACGAATTATCATTGCCACCTAAAATGTTTCAACAGTCATATAGACTTCGTGTACTGAAACTGTCTGGATGCAATTTCAGCTTTTATTCCCCTCCATTCTGTTGTTGCCATAGCCTAAGATTCCTTGGATTAGACAAATGCAAAGATCAACCGCAGGAAGAAGAGGACAGGCAAAGGAGACCAACAACTAAATATCTCCATAGCCTATGGGTGCTAGATGTTAGGAACATGGATTGGGAATTGGATCTATTGCAAGATTCGATAGAGCAGATGGCTGTAAACATCAGAGAGATTCATGTAAAGAATGGAAGGATTTGGCGCAGCAACCTTGCATGGGGACAACTGCAGAACCTTCGCAAGCTTCGAGTAATCAAGCCTACAAGCTCTTGGGAGACAGGTTTAGAAAATGAATTTATGGGTATGTTGAAGCTGGAAATCCTTGACCTATCTGGAAACAATGCCATCCAAGTTTTGCCGAGCTTGTGTGGGGCAACTGGATTGAAAACTCTCATCCTGGATGGTTGTGCTGAGTTGGATCATATTGGTCCAGGACTACCTCCATCACTTGAGTCATTCAGTTTCGATGCCAGAGCAGGGGATGATGGTAACAAGACAGCTAAAATATCACGTATCACCTTGGCTGGTTGTCCAAAACTGGTCGAGTTCAGATTGCTTGGATCCCTTTCAAAGCTTGAGGAGCTAGACCTCTCTGGCACACCGGTGAAAATTCTAGACCTGAAAAAGGAGATCCAAGTTCAAAATCTTCAACGAATCTTCCTGATAGGATGCAAGCAGCTCCGTTCAATTATTTGGCCAGAAAAAAGGATGGAACAACTGAGGTTAGTATGCATTGATACGCGACAGGAATTAGTGTTGACGGAAACATCACGTGATTCTCTTGTCTGCCGAGAGCAGGAAAAGTATTGCCATGCACGTGTTTCTGTCACAGATATGAGGTTCTTTCAGTCGTTGGTGGCAACAGATGGTGAAGTGTTTCCCTGTATCACTACCCCGTTTAAGCTGAATCTCAACCTGTCGTGCACTAGCAATGATGATGGAAATAACTGCATTTTTATTAGCAGGACTAAAAAACTTGTTCGGTCGTCAAATCTACACAAGCCATTAATCTCCATGGCATGCCGCATCTACAATGACATCAGCATTGAAGAGATAGCTGATGGTAGTAGTGCGCTGCAGTTTGAGCCACAAGACCTCCATGTTGAGATCGGTCAGGGGGCAATCAACACTGAAGTGCTCAATCCACGAGGAGTCAGGGCTATAAGGTTTATGATGGACAGGGTCATGTCGTTGCACGTGCACGACAGTTGTTCCATCACCACTATCATCCCTAAGCACATTGCATCAGCAACTGGCCAGGAAATTAATTACCGTGCTCTTAAGTGGTGCCGTGTGGAGAAATGCCCAAAGTTGGAAATTGTCTTCCATACTAACTATGATGGCGATCGTTACTATTGGTTTCAGCAACTGGAGACCTTTTGGGCAGCTGATCTCTTGATAGCCCGTTCGATCTGGAGCAGAGGAAGGCCATTTGGTAGGGTGGACTTTGAATCCTTTTCAAGACTGCGGGCCATACATCTGCACATGTGCCCCAGGCTCCAATTTGTCCTCCCGTTGTCATGGGGACATACCTTGTCCAGCCTGGAGACCATCCACATAGTCTGCTGCAGTGACCTCAAACAGGTCTTCCCAGTGGAGTCTGGCTTTTTGAAGCGAGTTGCTACCATGCATCCAAACGGCATGCTGGAATTCCCAAAGCTCAAGCACTTGTACCTGCACGATCTCTCCTGCCTGCAACAGATATGCGAGGCAAAAATATTTGCTCCTGAGCTGGAGACTGTCCGCATCAGGGACTGCTGGGACTTGAGGCGCCTCCCGCCCACTGACCGCCATCGTCGAGACGGACGTCTTGTTGCTGTGGATTGTGAGAAGGACTGGTGGGACAACCTGGAGTGGGATGGGATGGACGTCGGCCATGACCCCTCCCTCTTTGCACCGCGCCACTCGGCGTACTACAAGAAGCGATTGCTGAGAACCACGGTTCTCCGGTGA